One genomic window of Nakamurella panacisegetis includes the following:
- a CDS encoding sulfate adenylyltransferase subunit 1 produces the protein MTGEILMTEPKLPASDRDRASSSPPRGLLRFATAGSVDDGKSTLVGRLLHDSKSVLSDQLDAVERTSAARGLDSPDLSLLVDGLRAEREQGITIDVAYRYFATGVRSFILADTPGHVQYTRNTVTGASTADLVIILVDARTGVVAQTRRHAAVAALLGVPHLLLAVNKIDLVDFDEQVFDTIAAEFDRYAVDLGIGEITAIPISALHGDNVVTRSERIDWYTGPSILEHLEQVELTDTASAGALRFPVQYVIRPRSEAYPDYRGYAGRVTAGSVRPGDEIVVLPSGRRSVVSAIDTADGVVDVAVAGDSVTLLLADDVDLSRGDLISGVADAPEVVTEFSVTVTQLADKGLRPGLRALLRYGTATYRVIVGSVDHRLDIDTLAEVEAPNVLSLNDIAQVTLRTVEPVPVEPFRPGGAVGSLLIIDPADGTTLAAGMVGDRRGALRRAPASTTDDVRCRPDTDLLPPGTASAPREVAVPSNSFPTPGP, from the coding sequence ATGACGGGCGAGATCCTCATGACCGAACCGAAACTCCCAGCCTCCGACCGTGATCGCGCGTCGTCGTCCCCGCCCCGGGGGTTGCTGCGGTTCGCGACCGCCGGTTCAGTCGACGACGGCAAGTCCACCCTGGTCGGCCGGTTGCTGCACGACTCCAAGTCCGTGCTCTCGGACCAGCTCGACGCGGTGGAACGAACCTCGGCAGCGAGAGGGCTGGACAGTCCCGACCTCTCGCTCCTGGTCGACGGACTGCGGGCCGAACGCGAACAGGGCATCACCATCGACGTGGCCTACCGGTACTTCGCCACCGGGGTCCGCAGTTTCATCCTGGCCGACACCCCCGGACACGTGCAGTACACCCGGAACACCGTCACCGGTGCCTCCACCGCCGACCTGGTCATCATCCTGGTGGATGCCCGCACCGGTGTGGTCGCCCAGACCCGTCGGCACGCCGCGGTGGCCGCCCTGCTGGGCGTCCCGCACCTGCTGCTGGCGGTCAACAAGATCGACCTGGTCGACTTCGACGAGCAGGTGTTCGACACCATCGCCGCCGAGTTCGACCGGTACGCGGTTGATCTCGGGATCGGCGAGATCACCGCGATCCCGATCTCGGCGCTGCACGGCGACAACGTGGTGACCCGGTCGGAGCGGATCGACTGGTACACCGGCCCGAGCATCCTGGAACACCTCGAGCAGGTCGAACTGACCGACACGGCCAGTGCCGGGGCCCTGCGCTTCCCGGTGCAGTACGTCATCCGGCCCCGGTCGGAGGCCTACCCGGACTACCGCGGGTACGCCGGCCGGGTCACCGCCGGGAGCGTGCGGCCCGGTGACGAGATCGTGGTGCTGCCGTCCGGGCGGCGCAGCGTCGTCTCGGCCATCGACACCGCCGACGGGGTTGTGGATGTCGCCGTCGCCGGGGACTCGGTCACCCTGCTGCTGGCCGACGACGTCGACCTGTCGCGCGGAGATCTGATCTCGGGTGTAGCCGATGCGCCGGAGGTCGTCACCGAGTTCTCGGTGACGGTGACGCAGTTGGCCGACAAAGGTCTGCGGCCCGGCCTGCGCGCTCTGCTGCGGTACGGGACGGCGACCTACCGGGTCATCGTCGGATCCGTCGACCACCGGCTGGACATCGACACCCTGGCCGAGGTCGAGGCGCCGAACGTGTTGTCCCTCAACGACATCGCCCAGGTCACGCTGCGCACGGTCGAACCCGTCCCGGTGGAGCCGTTCCGGCCCGGGGGTGCGGTCGGCTCGCTGCTGATCATCGACCCGGCGGACGGCACCACCCTGGCCGCCGGGATGGTCGGCGACCGCCGCGGGGCCCTGCGCCGGGCGCCGGCCTCCACCACCGACGACGTGCGATGTCGTCCCGACACCGATCTCCTTCCCCCGGGTACCGCGTCCGCGCCTCGTGAGGTGGCCGTCCCGTCCAACAGCTTCCCGACTCCCGGTCCGTAA
- the cysD gene encoding sulfate adenylyltransferase subunit CysD, which yields MTLEAIAGLSAAGHARGHLRALESEAIHILREVAGEFERPVILFSGGKDSILVLHLARKAFHPAPIPFSLLHVDTGHNFPEVIAYRDAVVADGDFRLKVAHVQDWIDDGRLTERPDGTRNPLQTVPLVDTIADERFDAVIGGARRDEERSRAKERIFSLRDAFGGWDPRRQRPELWDLYNGRHAPGEHVRVFPISNWTELDVWNYIEAEQIVLPDIYYAHQREVFLRNGMWLAPGQWGGPVGSEVLEYRQVRYRTVGDMSCTGAVESSASDVGSVIEEIIATRITERGATRADDKLSEAAMEDRKKEGYF from the coding sequence GTGACACTCGAGGCCATTGCCGGGCTGTCCGCGGCCGGCCACGCCCGGGGCCACCTGCGTGCGCTGGAATCGGAGGCCATCCACATCCTCCGGGAGGTGGCCGGCGAGTTCGAGCGGCCGGTGATCCTGTTCTCCGGCGGCAAGGACTCGATCCTGGTGTTGCACCTGGCGCGCAAGGCCTTCCATCCGGCGCCCATCCCGTTCTCGTTGCTGCACGTGGACACCGGGCACAACTTTCCCGAGGTCATCGCCTACCGCGATGCCGTGGTCGCCGACGGCGACTTCCGGCTGAAGGTCGCCCATGTCCAGGACTGGATCGATGACGGGCGGCTGACCGAACGTCCGGACGGAACCCGCAACCCACTGCAGACCGTCCCGTTGGTCGACACCATCGCCGACGAGCGATTCGACGCCGTCATCGGTGGTGCCCGCCGCGACGAGGAACGCTCGCGGGCCAAGGAGCGGATCTTCTCGCTGCGAGACGCGTTCGGCGGCTGGGATCCCCGTCGTCAGCGACCGGAGCTGTGGGATCTGTACAACGGCCGGCACGCGCCGGGCGAGCACGTCCGGGTGTTCCCGATCTCGAATTGGACCGAGCTGGATGTCTGGAACTACATCGAAGCGGAACAGATCGTGCTGCCGGACATCTACTACGCCCACCAGCGCGAAGTGTTCCTGCGCAACGGTATGTGGCTGGCGCCGGGACAGTGGGGTGGCCCGGTCGGTTCCGAAGTGCTGGAGTATCGACAGGTCCGGTACCGCACGGTCGGGGACATGTCGTGCACCGGCGCGGTGGAGTCGTCGGCATCCGACGTCGGGTCGGTGATCGAGGAGATCATCGCGACCCGGATCACCGAGCGTGGCGCGACCCGTGCCGACGACAAGCTCAGCGAGGCGGCCATGGAAGACCGCAAGAAGGAAGGCTACTTCTAA
- the cysC gene encoding adenylyl-sulfate kinase produces MTSTQTAEAKTLAPSADGLTLWLTGLPSAGKTTLAFAVAEKLRGAGVDVEILDGDEVRTHLSAGLGFTRADRDTHVDRIGFVAELLARHGVVVIVPVIAPYAAARDKVRAHHAAHGTAFALVHVSTPVEVCAERDVKGLYAKAFRGEITSMTGVDDPYEIPENPELRIDTAVVDQAGAVDRLLGLLAREGVQR; encoded by the coding sequence ATGACGAGCACGCAGACCGCCGAGGCGAAGACGTTGGCGCCCAGCGCCGACGGCCTGACCCTCTGGCTGACCGGACTGCCGAGTGCCGGCAAGACGACCTTGGCTTTCGCGGTGGCCGAGAAGCTCCGCGGGGCCGGGGTCGATGTCGAGATCCTCGACGGTGACGAGGTCCGGACGCATCTGTCGGCCGGCCTCGGGTTCACCCGGGCCGACCGGGACACTCACGTCGACCGGATCGGGTTCGTCGCGGAACTGCTGGCCCGGCACGGGGTGGTCGTCATCGTCCCGGTGATCGCGCCCTACGCCGCGGCGCGGGACAAGGTGCGGGCGCACCACGCCGCCCACGGGACCGCCTTCGCCCTGGTGCACGTCTCGACCCCGGTCGAGGTCTGCGCCGAGAGGGACGTCAAGGGGCTGTACGCCAAAGCGTTCCGCGGCGAGATCACTTCGATGACCGGGGTCGACGACCCCTACGAGATCCCGGAGAACCCGGAACTGCGGATCGACACCGCCGTGGTCGACCAGGCCGGTGCGGTCGATCGGCTGCTGGGCCTGCTGGCCCGGGAAGGAGTACAACGGTGA
- a CDS encoding phosphoadenylyl-sulfate reductase: MITTVRSPEDLAAVAARGATDLEGATAREILGWAAEEFGDGLAVTASMQDTVLAHLAAQVKPGIDVLFLETGYHFIETIGTADAVEAVYDITLRRLLPLQTVAEQDAQYGPDLFSRNPDLCCALRKVAPLNAAMSGYDAWATGLRRAESAARADTPVVSFDVKRGRVKIAPLAAWSDEDVDRYIVENNVLVNPLLSNEYPSIGCEPCTRRVAPGEDARAGRWAGLTKTECGLHT; the protein is encoded by the coding sequence ATGATCACCACGGTGCGTTCGCCGGAGGACCTGGCGGCCGTGGCTGCCCGGGGCGCGACCGACCTCGAAGGGGCCACCGCCCGGGAGATCCTCGGCTGGGCGGCGGAGGAATTCGGCGACGGGCTGGCCGTGACGGCGTCCATGCAGGACACGGTGCTCGCGCACCTCGCGGCCCAGGTCAAACCGGGTATCGACGTGCTGTTCCTGGAAACCGGCTACCACTTCATCGAAACGATCGGCACCGCCGACGCCGTCGAAGCGGTTTACGACATCACGCTGCGGCGGCTGCTGCCGTTGCAGACGGTGGCCGAACAGGACGCGCAGTACGGGCCGGACCTGTTCTCCCGCAACCCCGATCTGTGCTGCGCGTTGCGGAAGGTGGCTCCGCTGAATGCGGCCATGAGCGGGTACGACGCCTGGGCCACCGGGCTGCGACGGGCCGAGTCGGCTGCGCGGGCCGACACCCCCGTCGTCTCGTTCGACGTCAAGCGGGGGCGGGTCAAGATCGCTCCGCTGGCCGCATGGTCCGACGAGGACGTCGACCGCTACATCGTGGAGAACAACGTTCTGGTGAACCCGTTGCTGTCGAACGAGTACCCGTCGATCGGGTGCGAGCCCTGCACCCGCCGGGTTGCCCCCGGCGAAGACGCCAGAGCCGGTCGCTGGGCCGGCCTGACCAAGACCGAATGTGGGTTGCACACATGA
- a CDS encoding nitrite/sulfite reductase, producing the protein MPAASLRTIASDHATAPAVGNDGAAARPAGAPRPARKRPDAGRGQGQWALGHREPLNPNERMKKDDDGLHCRSRIENIYRYTGFDGIDPGDLRGRFRWWGLYTQRAPGIDGGRTAVLEPHELEDPFFMLRVRVDGGLLTTDALRTIGQVSTRYARDTADLTDRQNIQLHWVRIEDVPDIWEALEGVGLSTAEACGDVPRVVLGSPLAGIAADEIIDGTPAMQAILEKFIGTDEFSNLPRKFKTAISGSPRQDVAHEINDISFIGTVHPELGPGFDVWVGGGLSTNPMLAQRLGVFATLEEIPEIWKGVISIFRDYGYRRLRNRARLKFLVGDWGIAKFREVLETEYLHRTLTDGDAPPVYDGPRDHVGVHLQNDGRFYVGIAPTVGRVSGKLLTDLADLVEAHGSSRLRATTEQSLVILDIEADRLDSLQAGLAELGLSTTPSTFRRNMMACTGLEFCKLAIVETKARGIALVDELERRLGDLDVPLTININGCPNACARTQIADIGLKGMIVTDADGEQVEGFQVHLGGGLGLDAGFGRKVRGHKITGDELPDYVERIVNSYTASREPGERFASWVARSDEDALR; encoded by the coding sequence GTGCCTGCTGCTTCACTCCGGACCATCGCGTCCGATCACGCCACCGCACCCGCCGTCGGGAACGACGGCGCGGCCGCGCGCCCGGCGGGCGCGCCGCGTCCGGCCCGCAAACGTCCTGACGCGGGCCGCGGCCAGGGTCAATGGGCGCTCGGTCACCGGGAGCCGCTGAACCCCAACGAGCGGATGAAGAAGGACGATGACGGGCTGCACTGCCGGTCGCGGATCGAGAACATCTACCGGTACACCGGTTTCGACGGCATCGACCCGGGCGACCTCCGGGGCCGCTTCCGCTGGTGGGGTCTGTACACCCAGCGCGCGCCGGGCATCGACGGCGGCCGCACGGCCGTCCTGGAACCGCACGAGCTCGAGGATCCGTTCTTCATGCTGCGGGTCCGTGTCGACGGTGGGCTGCTGACCACGGACGCGCTGCGCACCATCGGCCAGGTGTCCACCCGGTACGCCCGGGACACGGCCGATCTGACCGACCGGCAGAACATCCAGCTGCACTGGGTCCGCATCGAGGACGTTCCGGACATCTGGGAGGCCCTGGAAGGGGTCGGGCTCAGCACCGCCGAGGCCTGTGGCGACGTCCCGCGGGTGGTGCTCGGATCTCCGCTGGCCGGCATCGCGGCCGACGAGATCATCGACGGTACCCCGGCCATGCAGGCCATCCTGGAGAAGTTCATCGGGACCGACGAGTTCTCGAACCTGCCCCGCAAGTTCAAGACCGCCATCTCCGGGTCGCCCCGTCAGGACGTCGCCCACGAGATCAACGACATCTCCTTCATCGGCACCGTACATCCGGAACTCGGCCCCGGGTTCGACGTCTGGGTGGGCGGCGGGCTGTCGACCAACCCGATGCTGGCCCAGCGCCTCGGTGTGTTCGCCACCCTGGAGGAGATCCCGGAGATCTGGAAGGGTGTCATCTCGATCTTCCGTGACTACGGGTATCGCCGGCTGCGCAACCGCGCGCGGCTGAAATTCCTGGTCGGCGACTGGGGTATCGCCAAGTTCCGTGAGGTGCTGGAAACCGAGTACCTGCACCGGACACTGACCGACGGCGACGCCCCGCCGGTGTACGACGGGCCGCGGGACCACGTCGGCGTGCACCTCCAGAACGACGGCCGCTTCTACGTGGGCATCGCGCCGACCGTCGGCCGGGTGAGCGGGAAGCTGCTCACCGACCTGGCCGACCTGGTCGAGGCCCACGGGTCCTCCCGTCTGCGGGCCACCACCGAGCAGTCGCTGGTGATCCTGGACATCGAGGCCGACCGGTTGGACTCGCTGCAGGCCGGACTGGCCGAGTTGGGACTCTCGACCACCCCCAGCACCTTCCGTCGGAACATGATGGCCTGCACCGGCTTGGAGTTCTGCAAGCTGGCCATCGTGGAGACCAAGGCCCGCGGTATCGCCCTGGTCGACGAATTGGAGCGGCGCCTGGGAGACCTCGACGTGCCGCTCACGATCAACATCAACGGCTGCCCGAATGCCTGCGCGCGCACGCAGATCGCCGACATCGGGCTCAAGGGAATGATCGTCACCGATGCCGACGGCGAGCAGGTGGAGGGTTTCCAGGTGCACCTGGGCGGCGGTCTCGGGTTGGACGCCGGATTCGGCCGCAAGGTCCGCGGCCACAAGATCACCGGCGACGAGCTGCCCGACTACGTGGAACGGATCGTCAACTCCTACACCGCATCTCGTGAACCGGGCGAACGGTTCGCCAGCTGGGTCGCGCGATCGGACGAGGACGCTCTCCGATGA
- a CDS encoding DNA recombination protein RmuC has translation MNATGLLIGALLLVVGIGIGIALAAGWWRPHAGRGNPTLEVAALLAPASDALVRVEQRLREVERDRTGAYAGLYEQVAALHRTSADLGQQTRSLVNALRAPQVRGRWGEVQLQRIVELAGMVEHCDFDTQVSAAVADAAGVRPDMIVRLAGGRHIPVDAKVPFDAWLQSREGVDENRRVQLMTMHARAMRAHVDALASKAYWQHFQPAPEFVVMFVPGEPLLDAAMTIDPGLTEYAFARHVVIATPTTLIALLRTIAFTWRQDKLSASAASILALGRELHTRLATLGGHLGRLGSNLDRAVESYNAAVGSVESRVFVTARKFNDLGVTTGDLPGPEPVQTAARRVQAAEWIEEPSRRRPTLEDVASGVLRSGPQAEDEAAG, from the coding sequence ATGAACGCGACCGGACTTCTGATCGGCGCCCTGCTGCTGGTGGTCGGCATCGGCATCGGCATCGCCCTGGCCGCCGGCTGGTGGCGCCCCCATGCCGGGCGCGGCAATCCGACGCTCGAGGTGGCGGCGTTGTTGGCCCCGGCGTCCGATGCCCTGGTGCGGGTCGAGCAACGGCTCCGCGAGGTCGAACGCGATCGGACCGGCGCCTACGCCGGGCTCTACGAACAGGTCGCTGCGTTGCACCGCACATCGGCCGACCTCGGCCAGCAGACCCGCTCGTTGGTCAACGCTCTCCGCGCCCCGCAGGTCCGCGGTCGGTGGGGCGAGGTGCAACTGCAGCGCATCGTCGAGTTGGCCGGCATGGTCGAGCACTGCGACTTCGACACACAGGTCAGCGCGGCCGTGGCCGACGCGGCCGGAGTGCGGCCCGACATGATCGTGCGGCTGGCCGGAGGCCGACACATCCCGGTCGACGCCAAGGTCCCGTTCGATGCCTGGCTGCAGTCCCGCGAGGGGGTCGACGAGAACCGGCGGGTCCAGTTGATGACGATGCACGCCCGGGCCATGCGGGCCCACGTCGACGCCCTGGCATCGAAGGCCTACTGGCAGCACTTCCAGCCGGCTCCGGAGTTCGTGGTGATGTTCGTCCCGGGTGAGCCGTTGCTGGACGCGGCGATGACGATCGACCCCGGCCTGACGGAATACGCCTTCGCCCGGCACGTGGTGATCGCCACGCCGACCACCCTGATCGCGCTGCTGCGGACAATCGCCTTCACCTGGCGCCAGGACAAGCTCTCCGCCTCGGCCGCGTCGATCCTGGCCCTGGGGCGGGAACTGCACACCCGCCTGGCCACCCTGGGCGGACATCTGGGTCGCCTCGGGTCGAACCTGGACCGGGCGGTCGAGTCGTACAACGCCGCGGTGGGCTCGGTGGAGAGCCGCGTCTTCGTCACCGCCCGCAAGTTCAACGACCTCGGGGTGACGACCGGTGATCTGCCCGGCCCGGAGCCGGTGCAGACCGCGGCGCGGCGGGTGCAGGCGGCCGAATGGATCGAGGAGCCGTCGCGGAGGCGGCCCACCCTGGAGGACGTGGCGTCCGGCGTGCTGCGATCGGGCCCCCAGGCCGAGGACGAGGCGGCCGGCTGA
- a CDS encoding DUF6542 domain-containing protein, which translates to MPAPRPATSRPTVVNASAVPTITGLRAWGAVLVAVVLTAAGATFDGLVNGVVTWGFKIGFVLGVCLAAVLVRRGSIFTAMVQPPLVMVVIIFIALRLIASPNTRTTITLIQVVDAFPTMLIGTVLAVLLCVVRIFAQPLRNSRKTPMAHPSHA; encoded by the coding sequence ATGCCTGCGCCGCGCCCGGCGACCTCCCGGCCGACCGTGGTCAACGCGTCCGCGGTGCCCACCATCACCGGTCTGCGGGCCTGGGGTGCGGTTCTGGTCGCGGTCGTGCTGACGGCCGCCGGAGCCACTTTCGACGGTCTGGTCAACGGCGTCGTCACCTGGGGCTTCAAGATCGGATTCGTGCTCGGGGTCTGCCTGGCCGCCGTCCTGGTCCGGCGCGGATCGATCTTCACGGCCATGGTGCAGCCGCCTCTGGTGATGGTCGTCATCATCTTCATCGCGCTGCGCCTGATCGCCTCGCCCAACACCCGGACGACCATCACCCTGATTCAGGTCGTGGACGCGTTCCCGACCATGTTGATCGGCACCGTGCTGGCCGTGCTGCTGTGCGTGGTCCGGATCTTCGCGCAGCCGCTCCGGAATTCGCGCAAGACACCGATGGCGCACCCTTCGCACGCCTGA
- a CDS encoding 4-hydroxy-3-methylbut-2-enyl diphosphate reductase: MSPTKRVLLARPRGYCAGVDRAVVTVEKALEQYGAPVYVRKQIVHNKHVVATLESRGAIFVEETDEVPEGALVVFSAHGVSPAVHEEAAKRELRVIDATCPLVTKVHKEARKFASEGYDILLIGHRGHEEVEGTQGEAPDVIQLVHDASDVDRVDVRDPEKVIWLSQTTLSVDETLETVDLLRRRFPLMSAPPSDDICYATQNRQEVVKQIAADCDLVIVVGSQNSSNSVRLVEVALDAGARTSYLVDFAHEIDEAWLADVNTVGVTSGASVPEDLVEGVLDWLAQRGYADVQEFTAATETLTFSLPKELRKDLRPAGSPQV, encoded by the coding sequence ATGAGCCCCACCAAACGAGTCCTGCTGGCCCGCCCGCGTGGATACTGCGCCGGTGTCGACCGAGCGGTCGTGACGGTGGAGAAAGCGCTCGAGCAGTACGGCGCCCCGGTCTACGTGCGCAAGCAGATCGTCCACAACAAGCACGTCGTGGCGACGCTGGAATCGCGGGGGGCGATCTTCGTCGAGGAAACCGACGAGGTCCCGGAGGGGGCCCTGGTCGTGTTCTCCGCCCACGGGGTCTCACCGGCCGTCCACGAAGAAGCGGCCAAGCGTGAGCTTCGCGTGATCGACGCCACCTGCCCGCTGGTGACCAAGGTGCACAAGGAAGCCCGGAAGTTCGCCTCCGAGGGTTACGACATCCTGCTGATCGGCCATCGCGGCCATGAGGAGGTCGAAGGCACCCAGGGCGAGGCTCCGGACGTCATCCAGCTGGTGCACGACGCGTCCGATGTGGACCGGGTCGACGTCCGTGATCCGGAGAAGGTGATCTGGCTGTCCCAGACCACGCTCTCGGTGGACGAGACGCTCGAGACGGTCGACCTGCTGCGGCGCCGTTTCCCGCTGATGAGTGCGCCGCCCAGCGACGACATCTGCTACGCCACGCAGAACCGTCAGGAGGTGGTGAAGCAGATCGCCGCCGACTGCGACCTGGTCATCGTCGTCGGCTCGCAGAACTCGTCGAACTCGGTGCGGCTGGTGGAGGTCGCCCTGGATGCCGGCGCCCGGACGTCCTACCTGGTCGACTTCGCCCACGAGATCGACGAGGCGTGGCTCGCCGACGTCAACACCGTGGGCGTCACCTCGGGCGCCTCGGTGCCGGAGGACCTGGTCGAAGGGGTCCTGGACTGGCTGGCCCAGCGTGGCTACGCCGACGTCCAGGAGTTCACCGCGGCGACCGAGACGCTGACCTTCTCGCTGCCCAAGGAATTGCGCAAGGATCTGCGGCCGGCCGGTTCACCGCAGGTGTGA
- a CDS encoding lipid droplet-associated protein produces MAITLPFGVRVAVGVLGAAVDRLVTLPRELPAIGVSLAGQAVRTSLRVQQELAELATRGDELLSGITGRPEEHPAWATFDDEEEATPGPDAPTANPAAGSPASAPGPRKPRPARRPTATADPDQPPTPSPTPIRGDHLFSLAELKDRLQDMDITVVQELLVLERSGPGRAAYLTLLENRLTTLGQQNGQPQSS; encoded by the coding sequence ATGGCCATCACGTTGCCCTTCGGTGTCCGCGTCGCCGTCGGCGTCCTCGGCGCCGCCGTCGACCGTCTCGTCACCCTGCCCAGAGAACTCCCCGCCATCGGCGTCTCCCTGGCCGGCCAGGCCGTCCGGACCTCGCTGCGTGTCCAGCAGGAGCTGGCCGAACTGGCCACCCGCGGGGACGAACTGCTCTCCGGCATCACCGGCCGACCCGAGGAGCACCCGGCGTGGGCCACCTTCGACGACGAGGAGGAGGCGACCCCCGGACCCGACGCCCCGACCGCGAACCCCGCCGCCGGCTCGCCCGCGTCCGCCCCTGGCCCGCGGAAGCCGCGGCCGGCCCGGCGCCCGACCGCGACCGCTGATCCTGACCAGCCGCCGACGCCCTCACCGACGCCCATCCGGGGCGATCACCTGTTCAGCCTGGCCGAGCTCAAGGATCGGTTGCAGGACATGGACATCACGGTCGTCCAGGAGTTGCTGGTGCTGGAACGGTCCGGCCCTGGCCGGGCGGCCTACCTGACCCTCCTGGAGAACCGGCTCACCACTCTCGGCCAGCAGAACGGGCAACCGCAGTCGTCGTGA
- the xseA gene encoding exodeoxyribonuclease VII large subunit, with amino-acid sequence MNRPTPPGADPAAPLPRPLKAGDTSRENPWPVRALSQRMVEYVSKAPAAWIEGQIAQLSVRASTVYLTLRDPLVDLSISVTCSKNLLAAQAAPPAEGSRVVVHGQFEFYAPRGSLSFRVDQLHPVGLGELLARLERLRRLLAAEGLTARERKKPLPFLPRTVGLITGRASAAESDVLANARARWPAVRFRIENTPVQGITAVTSMIEALQRLDRDPEVDVIVLARGGGSVEDLLPFSDEALCRAVVDCRTPVVSAVGHEPDHPIVDDVADVRCSTPTDAGKRIVPDAAAELRGVEQLRMRGRRALTNWVQTEAARLARLTAATVLTDPLGPIEIRAEQVARARQRGRAVIAGTLDGIERDLAHRRAQLLALGPAATLARGYAVVQVGAHVLRSVHQAPDGTALRIRVADGVVRARSSGPENEEPTPDAEVAADRTPTSRRKSSRP; translated from the coding sequence GTGAACCGCCCAACCCCTCCGGGCGCCGATCCGGCGGCCCCGCTCCCCCGTCCGCTCAAGGCCGGCGACACGTCCCGGGAGAACCCCTGGCCGGTGCGGGCCCTCTCGCAACGGATGGTCGAGTACGTCTCCAAGGCCCCGGCCGCCTGGATCGAGGGCCAGATCGCGCAGCTGAGCGTGCGGGCGTCCACCGTGTACCTGACCCTGCGCGATCCGCTGGTCGACCTCTCGATCAGCGTCACCTGCTCCAAGAACCTGCTCGCCGCTCAGGCCGCGCCGCCGGCCGAGGGTTCCCGGGTGGTGGTGCACGGCCAGTTCGAGTTCTACGCACCCCGCGGGTCACTGAGCTTCCGCGTCGACCAACTGCACCCGGTCGGGCTCGGCGAACTCCTGGCCCGCCTGGAGCGGCTGCGCCGGCTGCTCGCGGCCGAGGGCCTGACCGCCCGGGAGCGCAAGAAGCCGCTGCCGTTCCTGCCCCGCACCGTCGGGTTGATCACCGGGCGAGCCAGCGCCGCCGAGTCCGACGTGCTGGCCAACGCCAGGGCTCGTTGGCCGGCCGTCCGGTTCCGCATCGAGAACACTCCGGTGCAGGGCATCACCGCGGTCACCTCGATGATCGAGGCCCTGCAGCGGCTGGACCGGGACCCCGAGGTCGACGTGATCGTGCTGGCCCGCGGCGGCGGCAGCGTCGAGGATCTGCTGCCGTTCTCCGACGAGGCACTGTGCCGCGCGGTGGTCGACTGCCGGACCCCGGTGGTGTCGGCCGTCGGCCACGAACCTGACCACCCGATCGTCGACGACGTGGCCGACGTCCGGTGTTCGACACCGACCGACGCCGGCAAGCGCATCGTGCCCGATGCCGCGGCCGAGCTGCGCGGCGTCGAACAGCTCCGGATGCGGGGCCGCCGGGCGCTGACCAACTGGGTGCAGACCGAGGCGGCAAGGCTGGCCCGCCTCACCGCGGCCACCGTGCTCACCGATCCGCTCGGCCCGATCGAGATCAGGGCCGAGCAGGTGGCGCGGGCCCGGCAGCGCGGACGAGCCGTCATCGCCGGCACCCTGGACGGAATCGAACGTGATCTGGCCCACCGCCGGGCCCAGCTGCTCGCGCTCGGCCCGGCGGCCACCCTGGCCCGCGGGTACGCGGTCGTCCAGGTCGGAGCCCACGTCCTGCGATCGGTACACCAGGCGCCGGACGGTACAGCGCTCCGGATCCGGGTCGCTGACGGCGTGGTGCGGGCCCGGAGTTCGGGGCCGGAGAATGAAGAACCGACCCCCGACGCCGAGGTCGCCGCCGATCGCACCCCAACCAGCCGCAGAAAGTCGAGTCGACCATGA
- a CDS encoding exodeoxyribonuclease VII small subunit, translating to MSPKAASGPDAPRPADQPAAAPESSMSPATYELAKDELATVVAKLESGGLSLDESLTLWERGEHLAAVCNRFLDGARERVEKALAAADETE from the coding sequence ATGAGCCCGAAGGCCGCATCCGGTCCCGACGCCCCCCGCCCCGCCGATCAGCCGGCCGCGGCGCCGGAGTCGTCGATGAGCCCGGCGACCTACGAGCTGGCCAAGGACGAACTGGCCACCGTGGTCGCGAAACTCGAGTCCGGCGGGCTCAGCCTGGACGAGTCCCTGACCCTCTGGGAGCGAGGCGAACATCTCGCCGCCGTCTGCAACCGGTTCCTGGACGGTGCACGGGAGCGGGTCGAGAAAGCACTCGCCGCCGCGGACGAGACCGAGTAG